Proteins from a single region of Hordeum vulgare subsp. vulgare chromosome 6H, MorexV3_pseudomolecules_assembly, whole genome shotgun sequence:
- the LOC123403746 gene encoding poly(U)-specific endoribonuclease-B-like has protein sequence MANQGERSGAMDGLVNGLSGASHGHGGAGDAAPRAVNRAGAAPGEGGRQEIARPTWAEVVSEEKQEERPERAEDGRRQHGHCPPTSTQRRNLGETGETKGGGWQDRRPHQQTLKCKRSQQNSEEWNRYKRPPSEQEYSEDVSQLRHGLNVKPTREELNHLSKACCRLWELDLNRLLPGKDYRIECGQGKKVYQKGDMASENLFSWLKDDILHRPTYSRFCALLDNYNPRQGYKELVTQQDKNEEAAFIEEIARSAPIKYLHQYLVLKGITSQDQKDFKKMLASLWFDLYGRGGCSGSSSAFEHVFVGEIKGRCRGENEVTGFHNWIQFYLEESKGNVDYQGYIFPRTCGDLPDSEMQLLTIQFEWHGLLKSVSSTLVGVSPEFEIALYTLCFFAGEENNHVHVGPYALNIKCYRMGVNKIGSAFPVAEQ, from the exons ATGGCGAACCAGGGTGAGAGATCGGGCGCCATGGACGGTCTCGTAAATGGCTTGTCTGGCGCCTCGCACGGACACGGCGGGGCTGGGGACGCCGCGCCTAGGGCGGTCAACCGTGCCGGTGCCGCTCCAGGGGAAGGGGGCCGGCAGGAGATAGCCCGGCCGACGTGGGCCGAG GTAGTATCCgaggagaagcaagaggagaGGCCGGAGAGGGCAGAAGATGGTAGGAGGCAGCACGGGCATTGCCCGCCCACGTCCACTCAACGGCGCAATCTG GGTGAGACGGGTGAAACAAAGGGCGGAGGCTGGCAGGACCGCAGGCCGCATCAGCAGACCTTGAAATGTAAAAGATCACAACAG AACTCCGAGGAATGGAACCGATACAAAAGACCACCTTCTGAACAAGAATACTCGGAGGATGTCAGTCAGCTTCGCCATGGTCTAAATGTAAAGCCTACCAGGGAGGAGCTCAATCATTTGTCAAAGGCATGCTGTCGGCTATGGGAGCTTGACCTGAACCGTCTCCTCCCTGGTAAAGACTATAGAATCGAATGTGGCCAGGGGAAGAAGGTTTATCAGAAGGGTGACATGGCATCTGAAAACTTATTCAGCTGGCTGAAGGATGACATACTGCATAGGCCTACATACTCCCGCTTTTGTGCACTTCTTGACAACTACAACCCACGCCAAGGATACAAGGAATTAGTCACCCAGCAGGACAAGAATGAAGAAGCTGCTTTTATTGAGGAGATTGCTAGAAGTGCACCAATCAAATACTTACACCAGTATCTGGTGCTGAAGGGAATCACGTCTCAGGACCAGAAGGACTTCAAGAAAATGCTGGCATCCCTGTGGTTTGATTTGTATGGAAGGGGTGGATGCTCTGGTAGCTCTTCTGCCTTTGAGCATGTCTTTGTAGGAGAGATCAAGGGGCGGTGTCGAGGCGAGAATGAGGTTACAGGCTTCCACAACTGGATTCAG TTTTATCTGGAAGAATCCAAAGGTAATGTGGATTACCAAGGGTACATATTTCCAAGGACATGCGGAGACCTG CCAGACTCTGAGATGCAGCTGCTCACCATTCAGTTTGAGTGGCATGGCTTGCTGAAATCTGTGTCCAGCACATTGGTCGGTGTCAGTCCTGAGTTTGAGATTGCACTCTACACGCTCTGCTTCTTTGCTGGAGAGGAAAATAACCATGTCCATGTTGGTCCATATGCGCTGAACATCAAGTGCTACAGGATGGGGGTTAACAAGATTGGATCAGCTTTCCCAGTTGCAGAACAATGA